From Nycticebus coucang isolate mNycCou1 chromosome 6, mNycCou1.pri, whole genome shotgun sequence, the proteins below share one genomic window:
- the ANKRD34C gene encoding ankyrin repeat domain-containing protein 34C produces the protein MMDDDTELRTDGNSLLKAVWLGRLRLTRLLLEGGAYINESNDKGETALMVACITKHVDQQSISKTKMVKYLLDNRADPNIQDKSGKTALIHACIRRAGGEVVSLLLENGADPSLEDRTGASALVYAINADDKDALKHLLDACKAKGKEVIIITTDKSSAGTKTTKQYLNVPPSPKVEDRQSPPRCASPSDVELKAPGLGFPSSEKEDDFFSLQTGHPSGCNAPKVLNESGSPTRKVSGLKRARLPQLKRLQSEPWGLIAPSVLAASARQDETHSPSTDKEVLKSISDVFFTKRRPLSRTNSIDSKDPTLFPMVMEQVLKIPASSAPASWKAAYEKGQAPNPRLARRGTLPADQEKGSVGPLGPSALKQLENDLYDLDLQPGADPPNSISLESGKGPLDRKKLNSSHLALFHGSRESLDTVLSTSPSSARRRPPHLLERRGSGTLLLDRLSHARPGFLPPLNVNLNPPIPDIRSSCKPSSPLASGLKSMVPVAPSSPKRVDLRSKKKLLRRHSMQIEQMKQLSDFEEIMT, from the coding sequence ATGATGGATGATGACACGGAGCTGAGGACTGATGGCAACTCGCTTTTAAAGGCTGTGTGGCTAGGGAGGCTCCGGCTGACCAGACTGCTTCTTGAAGGGGGAGCATATATCAATGAAAGCAACGACAAAGGTGAAACAGCTCTCATGGTGGCATGCATCACCAAACACGTGGACCAGCAAAGCATCAGCAAGACCAAAATGGTGAAATACCTTTTGGACAACAGGGCAGACCCCAACATCCAGGATAAGTCTGGCAAGACCGCGCTCATCCATGCTTGCATCAGAAGAGCTGGGGGAGAGGTGGTCTCCTTATTGTTAGAGAATGGAGCAGACCCCAGCCTTGAGGACCGCACTGGGGCTTCAGCTCTGGTTTATGCAATAAATGCGGATGACAAGGATGCTTTGAAACATCTCCTTGATGCCTGTAAAGCCAAAGGGAAGGAGGTGATTATTATAACAACAGACAAATCATCTGCGGGAACCAAAACCACCAAACAGTATCTTAATGTCCCCCCATCACCCAAAGTGGAAGACAGGCAGTCACCTCCACGGTGTGCGTCCCCCTCTGATGTTGAGCTGAAGGCTCCAGGCCTGGGCTTTCCATCCAGTGAGAAGGAAGATGATTTCTTCAGCCTCCAAACAGGGCATCCAAGTGGTTGCAATGCCCCCAAGGTTCTTAATGAGTCCGGGTCACCCACCAGGAAAGTCAGTGGTCTCAAAAGGGCCCGTCTGCCCCAACTGAAGAGGCTCCAGTCTGAGCCCTGGGGCCTGATTGCTCCCTCAGTGCTGGCAGCTTCAGCACGCCAAGATGAGACCCATAGCCCCAGCACAGACAAAGAGGTTCTCAAAAGCATCAGTGATGTGTTCTTCACTAAGAGGAGGCCTCTCTCCAGAACCAACAGTATTGATAGCAAAGACCCTACCCTCTTCCCCATGGTCATGGAGCAGGTTCTGAAGATTCCAGCCTCTTCAGCACCAGCATCCTGGAAGGCAGCCTATGAGAAAGGCCAGGCTCCTAACCCACGTCTGGCCAGAAGAGGAACTCTCCCTGCTGACCAAGAGAAGGGTAGTGTGGGCCCATTGGGACCCTCTGCTCTCAAACAGCTGGAAAATGACCTCTATGATTTAGATTTACAGCCAGGGGCTGACCCGCCCAACTCCATTTCCCTTGAATCTGGCAAAGGACCCTTAGACAGAAAGAAGCTCAACAGCTCCCACTTGGCTCTTTTCCATGGCTCTCGGGAGTCCCTGGACACTGTACTCAGCACATCCCCCAGCTCAGCACGCCGAAGGCCACCACATCTTTTAGAAAGACGAGGCTCTGGAACTCTGCTCCTAGACCGTCTCTCTCACGCTCGGCCTGGCTTCCTTCCTCCTTTAAATGTGAATCTGAACCCACCTATCCCGGATATCAGATCTAGCTGCAAACCTTCCTCCCCCCTTGCTAGTGGCTTAAAGTCAATGGTTCCTGTTGCTCCAAGTTCACCAAAGAGAGTTGATTTGAGAAGTAAAAAGAAGCTCCTCAGAAGGCATTCTATGCAAATTGAACAGATGAAGCAGCTGTCGGACTTTGAAGAAATCATGACCTAG